From a single Nymphaea colorata isolate Beijing-Zhang1983 chromosome 4, ASM883128v2, whole genome shotgun sequence genomic region:
- the LOC116253079 gene encoding AT-hook motif nuclear-localized protein 9-like isoform X2 — MALSGSSSYYMQQKGICSSGTGIQIGLHGQDGLRPLPSSGYTVQSNASSSVATYPVESPATTVSPHGVSTGMSGGVVSSEPVKRKRGRPRKYGPDGTMALALKPLSSATPPSATPLQKRGRGRPPGSGRKQQLAAFGEWLAGSAGMGFTPHVITISTGEDVSAKMMSFSQQGPKAVCILSASGAVSTVTLRQPSTSGGTVTYEGRFEILCLSGSYLSSENGGTHSRVGGLSVSLASPDGRVIGGGVAGLLIAASPVQVIVGSFNYGAQKSQQKQGSSGPVPPESLMDSDVSTFEKAGSAGILHSEGPGIVSQAEWSGSRSGDIRSSHRDIDLTCG, encoded by the exons ATGGCGTTATCAGGGTCATCCTCATATTATATGCAGCAAAAAGGTATTTGCAGCTCGGGTACTGGAATTCAGATTGGCTTGCATGGTCAGGACGGGCTACGCCCTCTACCTAGTTCTGGTTATACTGTTCAGTCCAATGCCAGCAGTTCTGTCGCTACGTATCCTGTTGAATCGCCAGCAACAACAGTTTCGCCTCATGGTGTTAGCACGGGCATGTCGGGAGGGGTGGTGTCATCAGAGCCAGTGAAACGAAAGAGAGGTAGGCCAAGAAAATATGGCCCAGATGGGACAATGGCATTAGCATTAAAACCTCTTTCTTCAGCCACACCACCATCAGCAACGCCACTGCAGAAGCGGGGTAGAGGGCGGCCACCAGGATCTGGGAGGAAGCAGCAACTAGCAGCATTTG GGGAATGGCTTGCAGGATCGGCTGGAATGGGCTTTACTCCACATGTCATAACAATCTCTACAGGAGAG GATGTTTCCGCAAAGATGATGTCCTTTTCTCAACAGGGGCCTAAGGCTGTCTGTATCTTGTCTGCTAGTGGTGCTGTCTCTACAGTGACACTTCGCCAGCCATCAACATCTGGTGGTACTGTTACATATGAG GGTCGCTTTGAGATACTGTGCCTGTCAGGATCTTATCTATCATCCGAAAATGGTGGCACACACAGCCGTGTTGGTGGCCTGAGTGTCTCTCTTGCTAGTCCTGATGGTAGAGTTATCGGTGGTGGTGTTGCTGGTCTCCTTATTGCTGCCAGTCCTGTTCAG GTAATAGTTGGAAGCTTCAATTATGGGGCACAAAAATCACAACAAAAGCAAGGGAGCAGTGGTCCAGTCCCTCCAGAGTCTCTCATGGATTCTGATGTTAGCACATTTGAGAAAGCTGGATCCGCTGGCATCCTACACAGTGAAGGACCTGGCATTGTGTCTCAAGCTGAGTGGTCTGGATCTCGCTCTGGGGACATCAGAAGCTCACACAGAGACATCGACTTAACATGTGGTTGA
- the LOC116253079 gene encoding AT-hook motif nuclear-localized protein 9-like isoform X1 — translation MDGREGMALSGSSSYYMQQKGICSSGTGIQIGLHGQDGLRPLPSSGYTVQSNASSSVATYPVESPATTVSPHGVSTGMSGGVVSSEPVKRKRGRPRKYGPDGTMALALKPLSSATPPSATPLQKRGRGRPPGSGRKQQLAAFGEWLAGSAGMGFTPHVITISTGEDVSAKMMSFSQQGPKAVCILSASGAVSTVTLRQPSTSGGTVTYEGRFEILCLSGSYLSSENGGTHSRVGGLSVSLASPDGRVIGGGVAGLLIAASPVQVIVGSFNYGAQKSQQKQGSSGPVPPESLMDSDVSTFEKAGSAGILHSEGPGIVSQAEWSGSRSGDIRSSHRDIDLTCG, via the exons ATGGATGGGAGGGAAGGAATGGCGTTATCAGGGTCATCCTCATATTATATGCAGCAAAAAGGTATTTGCAGCTCGGGTACTGGAATTCAGATTGGCTTGCATGGTCAGGACGGGCTACGCCCTCTACCTAGTTCTGGTTATACTGTTCAGTCCAATGCCAGCAGTTCTGTCGCTACGTATCCTGTTGAATCGCCAGCAACAACAGTTTCGCCTCATGGTGTTAGCACGGGCATGTCGGGAGGGGTGGTGTCATCAGAGCCAGTGAAACGAAAGAGAGGTAGGCCAAGAAAATATGGCCCAGATGGGACAATGGCATTAGCATTAAAACCTCTTTCTTCAGCCACACCACCATCAGCAACGCCACTGCAGAAGCGGGGTAGAGGGCGGCCACCAGGATCTGGGAGGAAGCAGCAACTAGCAGCATTTG GGGAATGGCTTGCAGGATCGGCTGGAATGGGCTTTACTCCACATGTCATAACAATCTCTACAGGAGAG GATGTTTCCGCAAAGATGATGTCCTTTTCTCAACAGGGGCCTAAGGCTGTCTGTATCTTGTCTGCTAGTGGTGCTGTCTCTACAGTGACACTTCGCCAGCCATCAACATCTGGTGGTACTGTTACATATGAG GGTCGCTTTGAGATACTGTGCCTGTCAGGATCTTATCTATCATCCGAAAATGGTGGCACACACAGCCGTGTTGGTGGCCTGAGTGTCTCTCTTGCTAGTCCTGATGGTAGAGTTATCGGTGGTGGTGTTGCTGGTCTCCTTATTGCTGCCAGTCCTGTTCAG GTAATAGTTGGAAGCTTCAATTATGGGGCACAAAAATCACAACAAAAGCAAGGGAGCAGTGGTCCAGTCCCTCCAGAGTCTCTCATGGATTCTGATGTTAGCACATTTGAGAAAGCTGGATCCGCTGGCATCCTACACAGTGAAGGACCTGGCATTGTGTCTCAAGCTGAGTGGTCTGGATCTCGCTCTGGGGACATCAGAAGCTCACACAGAGACATCGACTTAACATGTGGTTGA
- the LOC116253220 gene encoding uncharacterized protein LOC116253220 produces MAGSRGLAAMVTMAIASMLAIQCVYGEIVCENLPTEMCAFSVSSAGMRCVLEKYNYGEEVRLQCRTSQVKVADIAGWVESDRCVEACGVDRSSVGISSDSLMERQFLERLCSAPCYGGCPNIVDLYFNLAAAEGIFLPKLCESLNDNPRRGMFETLSSGFVAPAPGSLPPPSEPTPAPGSEPAAASEPAPGSEQVPAPVSQPTVGSTPRSHAATGTDKKKKKDKKKKNEKKKEDEKKKKKQHKKKTKKDDHKKKKHDKKKHQNKDHHKKKPENKEA; encoded by the exons ATGGCGGGTTCTCGAGGCCTTGCGGCAATGGTTACGATGGCCATCGCTTCCATGTTGGCAATTCAGTGTGTTTAcg GGGAAATAGTTTGCGAGAACCTACCGACGGAGATGTGCGCGTTCTCGGTGTCGTCGGCCGGAATGCGGTGCGTGCTCGAGAAGTACAATTACGGGGAAGAGGTGAGGCTGCAATGCAGGACGTCTCAGGTGAAGGTGGCCGACATCGCCGGGTGGGTCGAGAGCGACAGGTGCGTGGAGGCATGTGGTGTGGACAGAAGCTCGGTCGGCATTTCCTCCGACTCGCTCATGGAGCGCCAATTCCTGGAGAGACTTTGCTCCGCTCCTTGCTATGGAGGCTGCCCCAACATCGTCGACCTTTACTTCAACCTTGCTGCAGCTGAAG GCATCTTCCTCCCCAAACTATGTGAATCATTGAACGATAACCCCAGGCGTGGGATGTTTGAGACGCTCAGCTCCGGCTTTGTGGCTCCAGCACCAGGGTCATTGCCACCTCCGTCGGAGCCAACACCGGCGCCGGGTTCCGAACCAGCAGCTGCCTCGGAGCCAGCTCCAGGATCCGAGCAGGTGCCAGCTCCAGTGTCTCAGCCAACAGTAGGATCAACGCCCCGTTCACATGCTGCGACAGGAacagacaaaaagaagaagaaggataagaagaagaagaacgagaagaagaaagaggatgagaagaagaagaagaaacaacacaagaagaagacaaagaaggatgatcataagaagaagaagcacgATAAGAAGAAGCATCAGAATAAGGACCACCACAAAAAGAAACCAGAGAACAAAGAGGCATGA
- the LOC116253221 gene encoding uncharacterized protein LOC116253221: MLGPTSAQNLELVRRQVLAAKVTPALIQVLAETLGPAPAQNLEWAWRQVLAAKVTLALILVLAETLGPAPAQNLELARRQVMAAKVTLALILVLAETLDLAGRQAGVGCEDDAGAGSEAAAGCEDDAGAGSEAAAGCEDDAGPDLGAGRDAGAGTGPKPGAGSKVGAGCEDDAGPDLGAGRDAGAGTGSEPGAGSKVGAGCEGDAGPDLGVGRDAGAGTGSEPGAGSEAGAGCEGDAGPDPGAGRDAGASTGSEPGAGSEAGVGFDPDPGAGRDVGAGIGSELGAGSEAGAGCEDGAGPDPGAERDAGANTGSELGAGSEAGAGCEDDANPDPGAGQDAGADTGSKPGAGSEASAGCEDDAGPDPGAGRDAGADTGSEPGAGSEAGAGCEDDAGPDPGASRDARAETGSKPGAGSEAGAGCEDEAGTNLGVG; this comes from the exons ATGCTGGGGCCGACATCGGCTCAGAACCTGGAGCTGGTTCGAAGGCAGGTGTTGGCTGCGAAGGTGACGCCGGCATTGATCCAGGTGCTGGCCGAGACACTGGGGCCGGCACCGGCTCAGAACCTGGAGTGGGCTTGGAGGCAGGTGCTGGCTGCGAAGGTGACGCTGGCCCTGATCTTGGTGCTGGCTGAGACGCTGGGGCCAGCACCGGCTCAGAACCTAGAGCTGGCTCGGAGACAGGTGATGGCTGCGAAGGTGACGCTGGCCCTGATCCTGGTACTGGCCGAGACGCTGGACCTGGCTGGGAGGCAG GCTGGTGTTGGCTGCGAAGATGACGCTGGGGCCGGCTCGGAGGCAGCTGCTGGCTGCGAAGATGACGCTGGGGCCGGCTCGGAGGCAGCTGCTGGCTGCGAAGATGACGCTGGCCCTGATCTTGGTGCTGGCCGAGACGCTGGGGCTGGCACTGGCCCAAAACCTGGAGCTGGCTCGAAGGTAGGTGCTGGCTGCGAAGATGACGCTGGCCCTGATCTTGGTGCTGGCCGAGACGCTGGGGCTGGCACTGGCTCAGAACCTGGAGCTGGCTCGAAGGTAGGTGCTGGCTGCGAAGGTGACGCTGGCCCTGATCTTGGTGTTGGCCGGGACGCTGGGGCCGGCACCGGCTCAGAACCTGGAGCTGGCTCGGAGGCAGGTGCTGGATGCGAAGGTGACGCTGGCCCTGATCCTGGTGCTGGCCGAGACGCTGGGGCCAGCACCGGCTCGGAACCTGGAGCTGGCTCGGAGGCAGGTGTTGGCTTCGACCCTGATCCTGGTGCTGGCCGAGACGTTGGGGCCGGCATCGGCTCAGAACTTGGAGCTGGCTCAGAGGCAGGTGCTGGCTGCGAAGATGGCGCTGGCCCTGATCCTGGTGCTGAACGAGACGCTGGGGCCAACACTGGCTCAGAACTTGGAGCTGGCTCGGAGGCAGGTGCTGGCTGCGAAGATGACGCCAACCCTGATCCTGGTGCAGGTCAAGATGCTGGGGCTGACACCGGCTCAAAACCTGGAGCTGGCTCGGAGGCAAGTGCTGGCTGCGAAGATGACGCCGGCCCTGATCCTGGTGCGGGTCGAGATGCTGGGGCCGACACCGGCTCAGAACCTGGAGCTGGCTCGGAGGCAGGTGCTGGCTGCGAAGATGACGCTGGCCCTGATCCTGGTGCTAGCCGAGACGCTAGGGCTGAAACCGGCTCAAAACCTGGAGCTGGCTCGGAGGCAGGTGCTGGCTGCGAAGATGAAGCTGGCACTAATCTTGGTGTTGGCTGA